The DNA window GACCGGCTTTTCCGTATCCGGACTAACCCGGAAGCTGCTTAGGCGGCATTCGCCCCGAGCACAGCCTTCGTCTCGAGGAATTCCTCGAAGCCGAGCGGGCCCCATTCGCGGCCGTTGCCGGACTGCTTGTAGCCGCCGAAGGGCGCGTTGAGGTCGGGGCCGGCGCCGTTCACATGGATCTGGCCGGCGCGGATCTGCGCGGCC is part of the Lacipirellulaceae bacterium genome and encodes:
- a CDS encoding aldehyde dehydrogenase family protein — translated: MRAGQIHVNGAGPDLNAPFGGYKQSGNGREWGPLGFEEFLETKAVLGANAA